One part of the Plasmodium yoelii strain 17X genome assembly, chromosome: 13 genome encodes these proteins:
- a CDS encoding U6 snRNA phosphodiesterase, putative, whose protein sequence is MSNNGDYYSYIYIPVKCNKNIKKKCEFCFGLLHKLLEKQLSINTNDNDLSNSQNKKKEKENEIKKHIFYQLHKLNDDQIRYKQTSQNNSMDMLHITIADSLKIKRHMIEPFIEKIRETLKTQKCFYLFFKNTVDLYKSQKNSKYFCAYSVKEEDQKIHLNSIMEKINSILTNFGLCDIFSTNRTCHMSLAYTNISLDALIQNNNLNINDNIWFDINKIINNNNDKAQNEANDSNDFYIYVNSISIRVGNQIYEIPFNTIGGYSYELYTDDSYNNSSSSD, encoded by the exons ATGTCTAATAATGGAGACTATTACTCATATATTTACATTCCAG tAAAATGcaacaaaaatattaaaaaaaaatgtgaatttTGCTTTGGCCTTTTGCACAAATTACTAGAAAAACAGCTGAGTATAAACACAAATGATAACGATTTATCTAACtctcaaaataaaaaaaaagaaaaggaaaatgaaattaaaaaacatattttttaccaGCTACATAAATTAAATGATGATCAAATTAGATATAAACAAACATCACAAAACAATTCTATGGATATGTTACATATAACCATTGCAGATTCTTTGAAAATAAAGAGGCATATGATTGAACCgtttattgaaaaaatacgAGAAACCCTAAAAACACAAAAAtg tttttatctcttttttaaaaacacGGTTGATTTATACAAAAGCCAAAAAAACTCCAAATATTTTTGTGCTTATTCGGTAAAAGAAGAAGACCAAAAAATCCACTTAAATTCCataatggaaaaaattaaCAGTATACTAACAAATTTTGGTTTATGTGACATTTTTTCTACTAATAGAACCTGCCATATGTCATTAgcatatacaaatataagtTTAGATGCActtatacaaaataataatttaaatataaatgataatatttggtttgatataaataaaataattaacaataataatgataaagcTCAAAATGAGGCTAATGATTCAAATGACTTTTATATATACGTTAATTCTATTTCTATTCGCGTAGGAAAtcaaatatatgaaataccATTCAATACTATTGGTGGCTATTCATATGAACTATATACAGAtgattcatataataatagcagCTCTAGTGATTAA
- a CDS encoding lipoyl synthase, putative translates to MNFLVLFFSYSIFVLPYSILVYGISKDRKCCEYGNSVDSSKILYIAGSVRKRRKTFEKKINVSNFEREGNANGYKHIDNKGIYATKQNLEFDEARNKEANENNKNDATTVNRKIIIESENKNNHNNQEQNIKDCYTNENAQNDEKNKKVKIPKVGNAMPEKKPDWFHVPAPNGEKYKKLKSDLGKLKLHTVCEEAQCPNIGECWNIGTATIMLLGDTCTRGCKFCSIKTSSKPPPPDINEPFNTAKAICEWDINYIVITSVDRDDLPDGGADHFAKTVELIKFSKPSILIECLVSDFQGNIDSIKRLALSGLDVYAHNIETVKRLQKYVRDKRANYEQSLYVLKKAKEINPNLYTKTSIMLGLGETQDEVLQTMKDARSNDIDVITFGQYLRPTKNHLNVVEYISPQMFNYYKDVGLKMGFKYIASGPLVRSSYMAGEYFMKNMVEKGRNQKNQQIKPVEVTK, encoded by the coding sequence ATGAATTTTCTTGTTCTGTTTTTTAGTTACAGCATATTTGTTCTGCCTTATTCTATTTTGGTGTATGGAATATCAAAGGATAGAAAGTGTTGTGAATATGGAAACTCTGTTGATAGCAGtaaaatactatatataGCTGGCTCTgtaagaaaaagaagaaaaacgtttgaaaaaaagataaatgtTTCAAATTTTGAAAGGGAAGGAAATGCCAATGGATATAAACATATTGACAATAAAGGAATATATGCCACGAAACAAAATTTGGAGTTTGATGAAGCTAGAAATAAGGAAGCAAATGAGAACAACAAAAATGATGCAACTACTGTAAATAGAAAAATCATAATTGAAagcgaaaataaaaataatcacAATAATcaagaacaaaatattaaagatTGTTATACTAACGAAAATGCACagaatgatgaaaaaaataaaaaggtgAAAATACCGAAAGTTGGAAATGCAATGCCAGAAAAAAAACCTGACTGGTTTCATGTCCCTGCACCAAAtggtgaaaaatataaaaaattaaaatcagATTTAGGTAAATTAAAACTTCATACAGTTTGTGAAGAGGCACAATGTCCTAATATTGGAGAGTGCTGGAATATTGGAACAGCTACTATTATGTTATTAGGTGATACATGCACACGAGGCTGTAAATTTTGTTCAATAAAAACTTCATCAAAACCACCACCCCCAGATATTAATGAACCTTTTAACACAGCTAAAGCAATTTGTGAATgggatataaattatattgttATAACTTCAGTTGATAGAGATGATTTACCCGATGGTGGTGCAGATCATTTTGCTAAAACTGTAgagttaataaaattttcaaagcCTAGTATTTTGATAGAATGTTTAGTTTCCGATTTCCAAGGAAATATAGATTCAATAAAAAGACTTGCATTAAGTGGGTTAGATGTATATGCACATAACATAGAAACTGTTAAACGTTTACAAAAGTATGTAAGAGATAAAAGAGCTAACTATGAACAAtcattatatgtattaaaaaaagcaAAGGAAATTAATCCAAACTTATATACTAAAACTAGTATTATGTTAGGATTAGGGGAAACACAAGACGAAGTACTACAAACTATGAAAGATGCTAGATCGAATGACATAGATGTTATAACATTTGGACAATATTTAAGGCCAACTAAGAATCACCTAAATGTTGTTGAATATATTTCACCGCAaatgtttaattattataaagatGTTGGTTTAAAAATGGGTTTTAAGTATATAGCTAGTGGCCCATTGGTTAGGTCGTCTTATATGGCAGGagaatattttatgaaaaatatggtGGAAAAGGGAAGAAATCAGAAAAATCAACAGATTAAACCGGTAGAAGTAaccaaataa
- a CDS encoding aspartate carbamoyltransferase, putative: MGRIIDSILSGGVILTATLLTCKYLKDRKRKLTIEGQCEAKNKFNIDLNKIIEKMKNKNIINIDDINDEELLAILFTAKTFEKILRDKKDSKYLKDKVFCSLFTEPSTRTRCSFDSAILRLGSKVINITDVNSTSFYKGETVQDTFSVMSKYVDGIIYRDASNNNIELAIETSSKPIINAGNGTGEHPTQSLLDFYTIYNFFPYILDRNPNKKLKVAFVGDLKNGRTIHSLSKLLSRYNVSFNFISCKSLDIPNNIINIISDNLKKNNFYDENSINKYDNLEKGLEGTHIVYMTRIQKERFSDMSEYNKYKDSFILDNNALKNTRPDAKVLHPLPRVNEIKIEVDENPKSVYFLQAENGLYVRMALLYLIFS; encoded by the exons atggGTAGGATCATTGATTCGATACTTTCAGGAGGCGTTATTTTAACAGCCACATTATTAACATGCAAATATCTTAAAGACAGAAAAAGGAAACTAACAATTGAAGGGCAATGTGaagcaaaaaataaattcaatATCGATctgaataaaataatagaaaaaatgaaaaataaaaatattataaacattGATGATATAAATGATGAAGAATTGTTAGCAATTTTATTTACAGCAAAAacatttgaaaaaatattaagagATAAGAAGGACTCCAAATATTTGAAAGATAAAGTTTTCTGTAGTTTATTTACTGAACCAAGCACACGAACGAGATGCTCTTTTGATTCTGCTATTTTAAGATTGGGTTCaaaagtaataaatattacGGATGTAAATTCAACTTCCTTTTATAAAGGAGAAACTGTGCAGGATACTTTTTCTGTTATGTCAAAATATGTTGACGGAATTATATACAGAGATGCCTCAAAt AATAATATCGAATTGGCAATTGAAACATCAAGTAAGCCAATAATCAACGCGGGGAATGGAACTGGAGAACATCCAACACAATCACTCTTAGActtttatacaatatataattttttcccATATATTTTGGATAGAAATCCAAACAAAAAACTTAAGGTTGCATTTGTTggtgatttaaaaaatggaagAACTATTCATTCTCTTAGTAAATTACTTAGTAGATATAATGTTagtttcaattttatttcatgTAAATCATTAGATATtcctaataatataataaatattatatctgataatttgaaaaaaaataatttttatgacgAGAATTCtataaacaaatatgataatTTAGAAAAGGGATTAGAGGGTACTcatattgtatatatgaCGAGAATTCAAAAAGAAAGATTTTCAGATATGAGCGAATATAACAAATACAAAGATTCTTTCATTTTGGATAACAACgcattaaaaaatacaagaCCCGACGCCAAG GTCCTTCACCCCCTTCCAAGGGTTaacgaaataaaaatagaggTTGATGAAAATCCTAAAagtgtatattttttgcaaGCTGAAAATGGCCTATATGTACGAATGGCATTATTATACCTTATTTTCtcataa
- a CDS encoding thioredoxin 2, putative — MKRILALLVFIISFFCFKDVNCVKDFPLPSIESPLTALNKYDKFYLRMYNKMPRLEQSGTDYINGINMKNTIFILYFYAKWCHACKLQGPELDKLEKNFGKKVHIIRIDIDNNEEIAKKNFIKALPTTIIIKNKIVIAKNEHYVTSNELTSTIRKHL; from the exons ATGAAGCGCATATTAGCGTTACTAGTTtttattataagttttttttGCTTTAAGGATGTAAACTGTGTTAAAGACTTCCCATTACCATCAATAGAAAGTCCTTTAACAGCAttgaataaatatgataaattttatttgcGTATGTACAACAAGATGCCAAGATTGGAACAAAGCGGCActgattatataaat ggTATTAATATGAAGAatactatatttattttgtatttctATGCCAAAtg GTGTCACGCTTGCAAGTTACAAGGACCAGAATTG gacaaattggaaaaaaattTCGGAAAAAAAGTCCACATAATAAGAATTGATATTGACaataatgaagaaattgcgaagaaaaattttataaaagcTTTACCCACAACTatcataattaaaaataaaattgtaataGCAAAAAATGAGCATTATGTTACAAGTAATGAATTAACATCAACTATTAGAAAGCACTTATAA
- a CDS encoding rhomboid protease ROM6, putative has translation MFNYYNYFKYRFLHINTSKRFHAFTKVVGKIQENTIKKKEKNIKLKERVKLIIFSSFYFFACDYLYHVYILKGNKKVEEGNAYTTKEKKALTDNTKKDENKYQNNEMMPNFIKWINIFSRPEQTNKYILQKDRPISSDQNNQRCDNNDDFICEQIKNNNVDDEDIYLIKINNIKKKKDEQNYKRDEFTVIRNQIFGYNMGNAIGGNTGKEPTQERNFKEIIENNLYQKNLLSGNNLFLIANGVIFLCWRLGDIARNKKFYNFMCRHFICSYENIKKKHYHTIFTATISHMTLPHFLFNMWAFHTITNTLLYPEIKEKKTNYYYFFNYKSNILEKKVTNKDIINVCLLSSVMSTIPYILLNRYTQLLGASGAIMGLVYILSVVKPNEIFVSVFPFPYLKLSALQLCHISILTNFIFLFYKKNNFSIAWSAHLFGLLGGAIYSYYQRKINNNYNYYPFIQLSIQNGYLDYTNTYLDLLDFIKTLKLQTISFFSLDYRNIQQINKQLYMIQYTKSQRRAKIHAMKINNLKQMEK, from the coding sequence atgtttaattattataattattttaaatatcgttttttacatataaatacaaGCAAACGTTTTCATGCTTTTACCAAAGTGGTAGGAAAAATACAAGAaaatacaattaaaaaaaaggagaaaaatataaagctAAAAGAAAGAGTAAAgcttattatttttagttcattttatttttttgcttgtgattatttatatcatgtgtatatattaaaggGTAACAAAAAGGTGGAAGAGGGTAATGCATATAcaacaaaagaaaaaaaagcgTTAACAGATAATACCAAgaaagatgaaaataaataccaGAATAATGAAATGATGcccaattttattaaatggataaatatattttcaagaCCTGAACAAacgaacaaatatattttacaaaagGATAGACCAATAAGCAGCGATCAAAACAATCAAAGGtgtgataataatgatgatttCATATGTGAGCAAATAAAGAATAACAATGTAGATGATgaagatatatatttaataaaaataaataatataaaaaaaaaaaaagacgaacaaaattataaaaggGATGAATTTACTGTCATTAGAAATCAAATATTTGGCTACAATATGGGGAATGCCATTGGTGGGAACACAGGCAAAGAACCAACACAAGAAAGAAATTTTAAAGaaataattgaaaataatttatatcaaaaaaatttattaagtGGAAACAACCTTTTTTTGATTGCTAATGgagttatatttttatgctgGAGATTGGGTGATATTGctcgaaataaaaaattttacaattttatgtgtagacattttatttgttcatatgaaaatattaaaaaaaaacattatcaTACCATTTTTACAGCTACTATTAGTCATATGACATTGccacattttttattcaatATGTGGGCATTCCATACAATTACtaatacattattatatccagaaattaaagaaaaaaaaacaaattactattatttttttaattacaaatctaatattttagaaaaaaaagttacaaataaagatataattaaTGTTTGCCTTTTATCTTCTGTAATGTCAACTATTCCATATATTTTACTTAACAGATATACTCAACTTTTAGGTGCATCTGGAGCTATAATGGGacttgtatatattttatcagTAGTTAAACCCAATGAAATATTTGTTTCTGTATTCCCGTTTCCTTATTTAAAACTATCAGCCCTACAATTATGTCATATATctattttaacaaatttcatttttttattttacaaaaaaaataattttagtaTTGCATGGTCAGCACATTTATTTGGTTTACTGGGTGGTGCAATATACAGCTATTAtcaaagaaaaataaataacaactATAATTATTATCCCTTTATTCAATTATCTATTCAAAATGGTTACCTTGATTACACAAATACATATCTAGATTTATTAGATTTCATAAAAACCTTAAAGCTTCAAactatatcttttttttcattagaTTACCGAAATATACAACAAATAAACAAACAATTATACATGATCCAATATACAAAATCACAAAGACGCGCAAAAATCCATGCAatgaaaattaataatttgaaACAAATGGAAAAGTGA